A part of Aspergillus flavus chromosome 1, complete sequence genomic DNA contains:
- a CDS encoding dual specificity phosphatase catalytic domain protein has translation MGLTDSPTLPTTSRLGISDISAVIRFWDSIYSVFTNPTALLSFTRLSQSLDRDGSLSSPKALLLSICFIVMAGCGFLSLILRRKCSGRTSGNKRCRRGARRKSSKTSAGTFTSSEDEGYDSSGSLRHGTDSAFSTEKTEPQRRELSDDAQTTDPGLLKKHSTYISYTTSVATYPSIRTFYKPHPQKDKLPIKPSPIPLLVFVHGLGGSLAQFNHLLTSLSNVGPCFGIDLPGCGLSRFEPDSWDAYKVEALAELLATAIEGHRDKDAGQGVVLIAHSLGCSLSAMLASTTSPAGPNLKKHILGLIAVCPRASPPSPKEVTSFRRLLHIPGPIFDLWRYWDRRGGLKSTSVNRLVGADADPDTRGLQVRYNKQSKTPVWRRMAWGTLPTYDGVDGTPVGGIPGETTWAGVRTPTLLVAGESDTVTKPAELQKILKFFGGKSSKIEESSNGSNIVPDASKVNDQAPAPYSRLAHDEEFGVEPQVNEKEIENTSEKPLQAKRSVKTVILPAPASHALLYDRATYRTLAGIIQDFLQQHVDNRLSLGWQLQYLNTSGKWDVKNLAKWKKVTPVSERISDTFVALKMLREVDEEHNPVLFSQAYSDRIYAVIDISYENPVYNPASLEMGGIHYHKHPTVSKIPPTPDETRDFIALVDRLQNEITEKIAKSGNRQTPRPVVGVHCHYGYNRTGFLIVCYLIERCGYTVQEAIDEFERRRPPGIRHGHFIDTLFVRYCVGLKRAPTL, from the exons ATGGGGCTGACTGATTCGCCAACACTCCCTACGACTTCCCGTCTAGGCATTTCGGATATTAGTGCTGTCATACGCTTCTGGGACTCTATCTACTCTGTTTTCACCAACCCAACtgccttgctttctttcacTCGCCTTTCCCAAAGCCTCGATCGTGATGGATCTCTGAGTTCACCAAAAGCCTTATTGCTGAGTATCTGCTTTATCGTCATGGCTGGATGTGGGTTCTTATCCCTGATTCTACGGCGCAAGTGCTCTGGGCGGACTTCGGGGAACAAGCGTTGTCGCCGGGGTGCTCGTCGAAAATCCTCTAAAACGTCCGCTGGAACCTTTACCTCGTCCGAAGACGAAGGCTATGACAGCAGTGGATCGTTGCGACATGGCACAGACAGCGCCTTCTCTACAGAGAAGACGGAGCCTCAACGCCGTGAGCTGTCAGATGATG CGCAAACCACAGATCCGGGCCTACTCAAGAAACATTCAACTTATATCTCCTACACTACATCTGTCGCGACATATCCGTCCATAAGAACATTTTACAAGCCGCATCCACAGAAGGACAAGCTGCCGATAAAACCATCGCCAATCCCGTTGCTAGTCTTTGTACACGGCTTGGGTGGGTCGCTAGCCCAATTCAATCATCTGCTGACGAGCTTGTCTAACGTCGGACCGTGCTTCGGAATCGATCTGCCCGGTTGCGGATTGTCGAGGTTTGAGCCTGATTCTTGGGACGCATATAAGGTCGAAGCGCTCGCAGAACTGCTTGCGACTGCTATTGAAGGGCATCGTGACAAAGACGCCGGCCAAGGGGTAGTCTTGATTGCTCACAGTTTGGGCTGTTCCCTTTCAGCAATGTTGGCATCCACGACCTCTCCAGCTGGACCCAACTTGAAAAAGCATATTCTCGGACTTATCGCTGTTTGTCCCCGCGCGTCGCCCCCATCTCCCAAAGAAGTTACGTCTTtccgccgcctcctccacaTTCCGGGTCCGATCTTTGACCTTTGGCGATACTGGGATCGACGAGGCGGTCTGAAGAGCACCAGTGTCAATCGTCTCGTCGGCGCAGATGCTGATCCCGATACAAGAGGACTTCAAGTACGGTACAACAAACAAAGCAAGACGCCTGTGTGGAGACGCATGGCTTGGGGTACTCTTCCCACATATGACGGTGTCGATGGAACCCCTGTAGGAGGGATTCCAGGGGAGACGACCTGGGCAGGAGTACGGACGCCAACCTTGCTTGTGGCTGGCGAATCTGACACAGTAACGAAGCCTGCGGAATTGCAGAAAATTCTCAAATTCTTCGGGGGCAAAAGCTCAAAGATCGAAGAAAGCAGCAACGGTAGCAACATTGTTCCGGATGCTTCCAAAGTCAATGACCAGGCTCCAGCCCCCTACAGCCGATTAGCACACGATGAAGAGTTTGGTGTTGAGCCTCAAGTGAATGAAAAGGAGATAGAGAACACTTCAGAAAAGCCACTTCAAGCTAAACGCTCTGTCAAAACGGTGATCCTGCCAGCTCCAGCCTCCCACGCTCTTCTTTACGATCGTGCGACATATCGCACTCTAGCTGGAATCATACAAGACTTCCTTCAGCAGCACGTTGATAACCGGCTGAGTCTCGGATGGCAGTTGCAATATCTTAATACATCGGGCAAGTGGGATGTGAAGAACCTGGCGAAGTGGAAGAAAGTCACTCCTGTTTCAGAGCGCATCTCTGACACATTCGTCGCGCTGAAAATGTTGCGCGAGGTGGACGAGGAGCATAATCCTGTACTATTCTCACAAGCGTATAGTGACCGGATCTACGCAGTGATCGATATTAGCTACGAAAACCCGGTGTACAACCCAGCCTCACTGGAAATGGGGGGCATCCATTACCACAAACATCCTACCGTGTCGAAGATTCCACCAACGCCAGATGAGACACGAGACTTTATTGCCTTGGTCGATAGGCTTCAGAATGAGATTACAGAGAAGATAGCGAAGTCTGGCAACCGCCAGACTCCACGCCCGGTAGTTGGGGTTCACTGTCATTACGGATACAATCGAACCGGTTTCTTGATTGTCTGTTATCTGATTGAACGTTGTGGGTACACCGTCCAGGAAGCAATTGACGAATTTGAAAGACGCCGTCCACCAGGCATCCGTCATGGACATTTTATTGATACATTGTTCGTGCGATATTGTGTTGGGCTTAAGAGAGCACCGACGCTGTAG
- a CDS encoding 40S ribosomal protein eS19: protein MGGVTVRDVDAQKFISAYSAFLKRQGKLPIPGWVDTVKTSCSNELPPQNADWYYVRAAAVARHIYLRKTVGVGRLRKVHGSVKNRGSRPNHHVDASGSVDRKVIQSLEKIGVLEHDEEKGGRRITQSGQRDLDRIAKTTVDEEEEDDE from the exons ATGGGTGGTGTCACCGTTCGCGATGTGGAC GCGCAGAAGTTCATCTCTGCTTACTCTGCGTTCTTGAAGCGTCAGGGAAAGCTCCCCATCCCTG GATGGGTTGACACTGTCAAGACCTCTTGCTCCAACGAGCTCCCTCCCCAGAACGCTGACTG GTACTACGTCCGTGCCGCTGCCGTCGCTCGTCACATCTACCTCCGCAAGACCGTTGGTGTTGGCCGCCTCCGCAAGGTCCACGGCTCCGTCAAGAACCGTGGCTCCCGCCCCAACCACCACGTCGATGCCTCCGGCTCCGTCGACCGCAAGGTCATCCAGTCCCTTGAGAAGATCGGTGTCCTCGAGCACGACGAGGAGAAGGGTGGCCGTCGCATTACCCAGTCCGGCCAGCGTGATCTTGACCGTATCGCCAAGACCACcgttgacgaggaagaggaggacgacgAGTAA
- a CDS encoding CAIB/BAIF family enzyme produces the protein MGSVYSPVRETGRIFSYLCDQAERLNLPSEVVENKNAVSFDSSHDEVYYPIPFKETETLAALKAVEGSVAAAIANLRYGPQKRGVKVNLERATAFGCQAYMAKVDGLSKLDPEVKKKLKDTDLLAAQSNGYRRMSANLYKTKNEGEFFHIHGSLEATTTLNMIGLDGHRPDLTDYEEIIKVIESHVQNYTAAELEEMNKERKQAGVTAFKYEDFIKTPHGELNVQQPPWKVSRLKGDLPPTPFPAGRAGSKKILEGVKVLELCRIIAGPTVARILTEYGADVLKITSPSLSDVPFFQVDGNMGKHAADLDLKSEEGRRQFEELLADADVVVDGYRPGAIEKLGYGPEALSSLAEKRGKGIVYVNENCFGYEGEWAGRAGWQQIADCVTGVAWAQGQFMGFSNPVVPPFPISDYGTGCMGAIAALTGLYHRAKTGGSYHGKASLMHYDLLLFAVGKYSEEVQEKMRAAQPPEFFKLRHCDSVDRISSTVLKIMQARFPHLYVAADNTSGQEPLTEKWYSKAYGADIEVVRPICEIDGVENKFERASRPNGTDRASWEDFKEVEEDHKKA, from the exons CAGAAACTTTGGCTGCCTTGAAAGCTGTTGAAGGATCTGTGGCAGCTGCAATTGCGAACTTGCGCTATGGACCACAGAAGCGCGGTGTGAAGGTTAACCTTGAGCGAGCTACAGCTTTTGGTTGCCAGGCATATATGGCAAAAGTTGACGGACTGTCTAAGCTGGACCCGGAGGTCAAAAAGAAGTTGAAAG ACACCGATTTGCTTGCGGCGCAGTCGAATGGTTACCGCCGGATGTCTGCAAACCTATACAAAACTAAGAATGAGGGCGAATTCTTCCATATTCATGGTTCCCTCGAGGCCACGACGACGCTGAATATGATTGGATTGGATGGTCACCGTCCAGATCTGACAGACTACGAAGAGATTATCAAGGTCATTGAGAGCCATGTGCAGAATTACACAGCTGCAGagttggaagagatgaatAAGGAGAGAAAGCAAGCTGGTGTGACGGCATTTAAATACGAAGACTTTATCAAAACCCCGCAT GGTGAACTTAATGTCCAACAACCCCCATGGAAGGTGTCCCGCCTCAAGGGTGACCTGCCTCCCACACCCTTTCCCGCCGGCCGCGCTGGGAGTAAGAAGATTCTTGAAGGAGTCAAAGTCCTAGAGCTTTGCCGCATCATTGCCGGCCCCACTGTTGCACGCATCCTGACTGAGTACGGAGCAGATGTTTTGAAGATCACCAGTCCGAGCCTCTCTGATGTGCCATTTTTCCAAGTGGATGGTAATATGGGCAAGCACGCTGCTGACTTAGACCTGAAATCGGAAGAAGGACGGCGCCAGTTTGAAGAGCTTTTGGCTGACGCAGACGTGGTCGTGGACGGTTATCGCCCAGGGGCCATTGAGAAATTGGGCTATGGCCCTGAAGCTCTTTCCTCACTGGCAGAGAAACGTGGAAAGGGAATCGTGTACGTGAACGAGAACTGCTTCGGGTATGAGGGAGAATGGGCTGGCCGCGCAGGCTGGCAACAGATTGCGGACTGC GTGACCGGTGTTGCCTGGGCACAGGGACAATTCATGGGATTCTCGAACCCTGTGGTTCCTCCCTTCCCTATTTCAGACTATGGCACTGGTTGCATGGGTGCCATTGCAGCATTGACTGGACTCTATCATAGAGCGAAAACTGGCGGCTCCTACCATGGAAAAGCGTCTCTGATGCACTACGATCTACTGCTCTTCGCTGTAGGAAAATACTCCGAGGAGGTGCAGGAAAAAATGCGAGCTGCTCAGCCCCCAGAATTCTTCAAGCTGAGACACTGTGACAGCGTGGACCGTATCTCATCGACCGTTCTGAAGATTATGCAGGCCCGGTTCCCTCATCTCTACGTCGCCGCCGATAATACCTCGGGGCAAGAACCGCTCACAGAGAAATGGTACTCTAAGGCCTACGGCGCGGATATTGAAGTTGTCCGACCAATCTGTGAAATCGATGGTGTCGAGAATAAGTTCGAGAGGGCTTCCCGACCTAACGGAACAGATCGGGCAAGCTGGGAGGATTTCAaagaggtcgaagaagatCACAAGAAGGCTTAA